Part of the Oscillibacter hominis genome is shown below.
CTTTGTCTTGGTTTAGCTTCTTTACCGCACATGAGCATTAGCGCCGGGGTTGTCCGAGCCGTAGCCCTCCAGCAGATTGACCACGCCCCACACGCCAAGGCCAGCGCCGAGGGCGATCACAAGGGTCTGCAAAGTGGTGATGGCAGAAGCGAAAAACTGCATATATTCCTCCGTTTCTCCGGGGTCAAAGCCCCGGCCATGAAAAAAGCCGCCCTTGCGGGCGGCAGCCTACTACCTTGGGACGAAATGTCCCAAAGCTCTATACAAAAGCATCCGGGTCGTCGAGGTCGTCATAGTTGAGGATGTCCTCGTCCTCGTCTGTGAGCGCCTCATCTGGCACGGACACTTCGTACACCTCACATTCCTCGTTCAGCCCCGGCCGCCTGTGGCGGTCTATGAGCCTGTCAAGGTCAAAGGCGTTTTTCACTTTATCGGCCTCCGCCGTAAAGCGATAATTGGGGTGCTGTTTCAAGTCGTACTTCTTGGAATAGAACGGCGGCAGCCCTCGGAGCTGCAAAATGCACCGATCTCCGGGCATGGTGGCAAGCTCACTGGGGGTCATCAGCTCCCGCCCGAGCCGCTGGGTGTTCTGGCTGTAACTTTCGGACTGCCCACGGGAGCGCCCCTCGGTCTGCATAGAGATCGTAGCCTTGCCCAGCCAGTTCTCGGAAATCTCTTTGATGGTGCTGGCCTCACGGCCACCGAGGAACAGAACGCTGTCCATGTTGCCGAGGATGGTTTCTGCGTTCTTATCGTAGATGGCCTTGCATTGGGCAAGCTGCTGATACAGCAGGCACAGGCTGATCTCACGGGAGCGGATGACCGCCACCAGCTTTTCCAAGTTTGGCACCTGCCCGGTGTTGGCCGCCTCGTCCCACAACACCCGCACATGATGGGGCAGCCTGCCGCCGTGAACATTGTCCGCCCGTTCGCACAGGAGATTGAACATCTGCGAAAATGCCAGCGCCACAAGAAAATTGTAGGTACTGTCCGTATCGCTGATGCAGAAGAAGGTCGCCGTGCGGCGATCTCCCATGCGGTCAAGCTCCAGTTCGTCATAGGACATGATCTCCCGAAGCTGGGGAATATCAAAGGGAGCAAGCCGAGCGCCGCAGGAGATCAAGATGCTTTTGGCCGTCTTGCCGCTGCTTAGCTTGTATTTTTTATACTGCTTCACCGCAAAGCAATTCGGTTTGCGCTGTTCCAGCCCCTTGAACATATAGTCCACGGCGTTGAGAAAGTCCTCGTCATCCTCCTTGACCTCCATGCCGGAGATCATGTCCACCAGCGTATTCATGTTGCGATCCTCCTCGGCTCCCTCAAAAATGATGTAGCCCAGTAGGGCGCAATATAAAAGTGTTTCCGCTTTCGTCCAGAACGGGTCGCCCTCCTTGCCCTCGCCCTTGGTGTTGGAAATGAGAGCATTGACAAACTTTAGAATGTCAGCCTCGGTCTTGATATACGCCAGCGGGTTATAGTGCATGGATTTTGAAAAATCAATGCTGTTGAACACCTTAATTTTATAGCCCCGCTTTTGCAAGAAAGAGCCGACCTGCCCCAGAACACCGCCCTTGGGATCTACCACCACATAGGAAGAATGAGCTTGCAGGAGTTGGGGCGTAAGCCAAAAGCGGGTCTTGCCCGAGCCGGACGAGCCGATCCCGCAGAAATTAAGGTTGCGGGCGTTTGCGGGATTTTTCGGGCGGGTGTTCATGGTAAGCCGTTCCGTGGCGGTCAGCAGCATATTGTTTTCAAACTTGGGATCGACAAAGGGCTTGATGTCCTTTTCGTTTCCCCATGAAGCGTTTTGTCAAGTGCTTTTCGCAATTTATTGACGCAAAACAGGATTTTTTCAAGAGAAAAGCCCCATGCGGTCAACATGGGGCGAGTTGATAAAGTGAAAGTGCGAAAGTGCAAGGTGCAAAGGCTCTGCGTTTTGCACTTTCATTTTGCAGTTTCGGGCGGCTGCTTCTTCTTGATGAAGTTGTACCATTGACTTCCAACGCGCCTTGCGCCCAATATGCCGCCCATGCTGCGCTTGGCATTTTGTACCGTTCTTTCGGATATTCCGGCTTCGGCTGCCGCCTTGACAATATCCTCGCTTGCCATTTCCTTACCGTCTGCAAGTAAATCGAGTATCAACCTTTCCGCTTGCTCGGTCTTGGTTTCGGTGTTGCCGCCTGTGCCGGACAGCAGTTCATCAGCGGTAATGTCATATTCGCCTATCCATGAAAAGCCGCTTTCCGCGCCCAACGAAAACGCCATAGGCTTACCCTCCGGTGCAAGGGAAGATTTGTCGTGAATGATAACGCGCACATTCGGCTCTCGTTTCACGCGCCCTATGAGCAGCACACTACGAGCGGCGGCTCGGAAGTCGATAGAGCCTAATCCCCGGTATGCGCTCTGACCTCCGGCAGCTTTGTTCAAGTGCCCGATAAGCACAACGGCACACCCGGTACGCTCTGCAACTTCGGCAAGGCGGCGAAAGATAGGGCGTATTTCGTTTGCCTTGTTCATATCCGTTTTTTCGCCTACATACGCCTGTATGGGGTCAAGGATTATAAGACGCGCCCCGGTCTGCCGGATTGCCCTTTCTATGCGTTCATCGGATAAGGACAATTCCTGTTTGCCCTCGTCAATGACAAGTACCCGGTCAAGGTCTGCGTCCGCTTCCATAAGGCGCGGCTTGACGGTATCGCCCAAACCGTCCTCTGCGGTCTGATAGATAACATTAAAAGGCTCATGCTCTGCCATAGCCGGAAAGGGCTTGCGGTTGGTACAGGCGGCGCAAAGGCGCAGGGCAAGGGTGGTTTTTCCCTCGCCGGGGTTGCCCTGTACGATTGTTACCTTTCCAAAAGGGATATACGGCTCCCATAGCCATTCAACGGTCTGTGTGTCAACCTCGCTCATGCGGATAATTTCAACGGTTTCTTCCTGTTGCGGCTCACGCAAGCCATAGACAGCTTCGCGCAGATATTTTCCGTCTGTAATTTCCTCTTTACGCTGTAAAACCTCGTTCCAGTCTTTGAACAACGGTACAAGGCGATTGACGGTGTAGCCTTGGGGGATAATGCTGTTAAGGCGGCTGCAAGCGTCTGTCCCGGCTTTGTCGCTGTCAAGGCAGAGATAGACGGTCTTGATATTCGGACGGTCAGAGAGAAAACGCAGCAGGGCTTTTTCACTCACGCCGCCCAATGACAGATAGCTTTGTTTCTGCCATTCCTTTTTGAACAGGCAGAGGAAAGATAACAGGTCAATGGGGGCTTCAAAGACAAAAAGCCTTTCGCCCTCGCCCCGGTAGCAGAAGTTAAAAGTCTTGTCGCTGCCTTTCACATCAAGCCGGAAGCTGCCCACCGTTCCCCGTTGGTGGGCATATCTCGGTATGCCGCTTTCATCTCTGCCGACAAATACGGCGTTATGGTGGGCGGCTTCCTCGTAGAGATCGCCGCAGGAAAAGAAAAAGCCCGACACATCTTCATCAATGCGCCGGGCGGCTGTAAGGTAGTTCCTCGCTGTTTGGTTGTCGGGGCTTTTGGGTGGTAGTCTGAATTGCAGATAGACGGGTGGGGGTGCTTCGCCCCGTTCGCCTATCAGCATTTCAACGGCTTCAAGAAAACTTTTGCCGTAAAACTCCATGACAAAATCAATCGGACCGCCGCCTTTGCTCTGGCTGTGCCGATACCATCTGTTTTCTCTGACCGTCAAGCTGTCGTGCCGTTTCCAACGGTACTCCTGTCCGGCGCGTTCAAGCTGTTCGCCCTGGGCTTGCAGGAATGATACAAGGTCGGTCTGATTTGCCCGGTCAATCTGTTCTTTGGTGTAGGTCATAGGGAAATATCCTCCTTTTTGCGTCTTGGTGTTTGGTGTGTCTGTTCCTGTGTGCGCTGCTCGGCTTGCTCTACAATATCAATGCACTTTCGGATTTGCTGTAACTCCTTAACCTCGCTGCGCTTTGTTTTCAGTTCTTCATATTCGCCTGTGGATTGGGCTTTCAGTTCGTCAAATTCTTTCTGCCACTCGGACACCTTGAAAGACTTTGTACCCTCCGGCAGATTTGCGTGCAGGAAACGGTTGGCGGCGTTCCAGATAATGAGGTCGCTTTCGTGGGCTTGCTCAAATTTTTCTCTCTTTTTGCCCCATCCGTTTTTCAGCGTTTTCAGTTCATCGTGAATGGGCTTCAAGCGGTTGTAGTTGCTGCCATGCTCGATAAACTTTTCCAATGTCCTCATGCGCTTCTGCTTGGCAACAACGCTTGTATTCAGCCGCTTTGCTTCTTCATCAACAGAGGAAAGGGCAGCGTCCAAATCTTCAAGGGTAGCAATGCCCTTGCTTTGCAGATAGACAATCGCCTTGCTGATTTTTTGCAATTCCCCGGCAGTATGCTGTTGCTGCCAGCCCTGTGAATACTTCCGGCTTTTCTCTCGTTCAATGCTCAAATACCTTGTAAGCAGCGTGGCAATATCGGGAGAGTGCGGGGCAGCTTGCAGTTGCTTCTTAGCGGCGAAAACCTCCGCAAGCCATTCTTTCAAGCTGTCGATATAGCCCCGGATTTCCCGCATAAGTCGGTTGGTCTTTTGTATCATGCGGTTGATTTCTCCCTTGTCGGTGGCTATGCCTTTCTTCTCCATTTGGGAAGCTGCAACACCCATGTGGACGGTGGGGAGTTCCTCAATACCACGCTCTGCATGGCTGCGGTGGTCGATACGCTCCGCGCTGCCGCTTCGCTCTAAATAGTCGTTGGCAAGGTCAGCCCACGCCTTGCGCCATAGGTCGGCGTTCTCCTGCCTGTTCCAGTCCATAAGGTCAACCTTGCGCGTCTTGTATCTGCCGCTTGGCAGCTTTACGCGCTCCCCATTTTCGTCAAGGACATATTCCTTTTTTGACTTCGCCGCCCATGTGCCTTTTTCATCAAGGGGGCGCATAGTCAAAAGGATATGAGCGTGTGGGTTGCCGTTGCCTGTGTCGTGGATATTGAAGTCGGCGCACATTCCTTTGGAAACAAATTGAGAGGAACAGTATTCCCGGACAAGGCGGGTCTGTTCCTCTCTTGAAAGTTCAACAGGTAGGGCGATTTCGATTTCCCTCGCAAGCTGTGAGTTATTCGATTTTTCGATTTGCTCCACGCTGTTCCATAGAATAGAACGGTCAGAGAAAGAGGGTGGGGCATGGGGCGGCAGCATGATTTCAGAATGAACAACGCCGCCTTTTCTTGTATAGTCGTGGGTCAGTCCGTCCCACTCGTTTGTCAGCTTCTCTCCGGCGCGGTAGGCTGCTGCGGCTACGGCAGATTTGCCCTTTCCCCGGCTGACAATCTTAATGCTGCAATGGTAGATTGCGATAGTATCACCTCCCGATACGGTCAACAAAACCCCATGAAAGTGAATAGCTTGCAAAGCAAGGTGTTCGCTTTCGTGGGGTACACAAAAGGGTAGACAGCGCAAGCTGTCGCAGGGAAAGTGTAGGTTTCCCTGTCGCGGCGCAAGCCGCCAATCTCTGCACAAGGCAATAATGCCCGGTGCGGAGATAAAGCCCTCGGCAGAGCGCACACGCCCGTTAGGGTGTATAAGTGCGCCCTTGTGTGCAAGGGTAATTCTTCGGTGTCGCTTCTCCGGCTCGTTTTCTCAAAAACTCCTGCGCTTTGTCGCTGAAAACCGCGGTGTAGAGGAAGTCGCGGGCTTCCTGTTCTGACATATCAATGAGTGCCGGGACAAGGCTTTCAAGGTAGCCGCCCCGCGAACAAAGACGGTGGTTGCGCTCCTTGCGCTTCTCAATGGCAAGTTTGCGGTCAAGCATTTTGTTCCTGTTCTCATACTGCCGGATTTTCTTCTGTGTCAGTTCCATTTCGGCGTTACATTCCTCGATGGTGGTCGGTGGTTTTTTCTTCGACATGGTAGCCCTCCTTTTTGATTTTTAGTAAAAGAAAAGGGCGGCTACTTCGGTTTGGAAATAGTCGCCCTGTTGGGGAATTATGTTATTGTTATTTGAATAATATTATTCTGCCGCGTCTGTGTTACTTTTATCTGCTTTCTTCATTTTCAAGGAGCCCAAAATAAAGACAGCTCCGAAAATGAAACAAAGGACAGACCAGATAGCAAGGTCAGAGAAGCTACCGTAATTTACAATTCCCAGCAGTCCGCCCAACAGATAGAATACTCCGGCAACAATTCCGCCGCCTTTGCTCTTTCGGGTTGCTACTCCAACGATGCCTGCAATCAGCATACAGAAAGCAAGCAACATTCCTGATGTTCCGCTTACTTCGCCGTTATCTGCTAAAGCATTTCCTAATCCGGCAGCGCAAGATTGAAAAGCTACTAAAACAAATAAAACCATGCTGATAATTCCGATTACTAATTTTGCCGTTTTCATGTTGCACACCTCATCTCGTTACGGATTTAATGTAATTACCTCATTTGCAAAATCTTCGCCCATAAAATCATCAGCATCGTATGCTCTAAACAGGACTTCGATTTCTTCCACTTCGGTAATTCCGTTTTCCTCTAAAGTTGTATCAGACCATGCCATAGAACTAAATGCACATTTTCCGGCAGAAACAGAAGTTGCATAGAATGGGTCTGCCATAAAGCCGTTTACAGATGCGTCATCAACGCTGAACATTACCGTTTTGTCTGTCTTGTTCAGCAAGAACAGATTGGCAGTATAGCCCCATATCTCATCATCTTCATAGCCTGTTACGATAACAGTAACATAATCATTATCGATAATCACATTATCAGTAGCCTGTGCTTCTCTCACAAATGCAACAGCGTTTTCTTCTCCGTATGGATAGACATGGATTGTTTCCTTTCCAACAGGGTCAGCAGACCAATCATTGCTATCATACACCTTGAAAGTCAATTCAATATCTGTGTATTCAACAATACCATTTTCCTCAAGAGTATCGGTGCTAAAGTTGATTTCTTCGTTAGCCTTTTTGCCAGCAGCTACCTCGCTTGCAAACATTGGATCGCACTGAACACCATTGATGGAAGCACTCTCGACAGAGAACATATAGGTTTTCTCTGTGGACTTGTTTTCAAGCTGTGCTTTCAGAGTGTAGCCCCACATATTATCGGGGTCGATTTCGGTAATTTTTACCGCACACTCTGCGTTGTCAATGGCAACAACTTCCTCAAATACGATTTGATTTTCGGTGTTGTCGTTTTCGGTGCTTTCTTCATTTTGAGAAGAAGCGGGGGCATCGTCAGATGCGTCAGGTGTCGCTTCTCCGCCACAAGCTGCAAGAGATAGCACTAAAGCAAGCGAAAGAAGCAAGGTTACAAGTTTTTTCATTCCATTCCCTCCGTTATTAAAAAGTGTAACTTTCCAAATTTAAAAAAGCGACTCATAGAATTATTTCCTCCCGTTAAATAATAGATAACTATTAAAAATAGACAATACTTGCTCATAAGTAATGGTACTTAAATTGTTTACTTTGGCGTGTTTCATTGCTTGATGAAACTGATTTTTAGTAAACAGTTGACGATATTCTCGATTGACCCATTTTGAAACAAAGTACGTATATAGCTTCCAATATTTATCTGGAACATCTGTGGTATGGCGGGTAAGTTTTATTAAGACACTGTTTACTTTTGGTTTAGGATGAAAGCATTCCGCTGGCAGCTTAAGCAATTGCTGAATCGAGACTTGAGTGTGCAAGAGCAACCCTAGTGTTCGGTGAATATCCAAGGTACGCTTGTAGAATCCTTCTTCAACAATCAGATAGATGTCAGACGCACGGCTTTCAAAAACCACTTTTTTAATAATTTGTGTGCTTAAATGGTAAGGAATATTCCCAACAATTTTATACCTCTGTTTGTTAGGGAATTGAAACTGTAGAATATCTTGGTGAATTAAAGTGACACGAGTATTCAGTTTTAATTTTTCTGACGATAAGTTGAATAGATGACTGTCTAATTCAATAGACGTTACCTGTTTACTTATTTTAGCCAGTTTCGTCGTTAAATGCCCTTTACCTGTTCCAATTTCGTAAACGGTATCGGTTTCTTTTAAATTCAATTGTTTTATTATTTGGTTGAGTACTTTTTCACTCGTTAAAAAGTTTTGAGAATATTTTATATTTTTGTTCATGTAATCTCTCCTGAAGTGATTACATCTATAAACAAATACAGAAGTTAAACGATTTGTTTGTAATTTTAGTTATCTGTTTAAAAAGTCATAAGATTAGTCACTGGTAGGAATTAATCTAACGTATTTATTTATCTGCGTAATCACTGTTTTTAGTCTGTTTCAAAACAGTAGATGTTTTATCTACATTACGCATTTGGAATACCAACATGACGAATCCCTCCTTCTTAATTACAAATTTTTAGCATCTAATTTAACTTCAATTCCTATTATACAAAATTTTAAGATAATGCACTATCAACACACTCTTAAGTTTGCTTCTAAGTCTTATTTCCATAACTTCTTTTACGTTTCCGCCATTCTTTGCTGTTTCGATTTTTATGATATGGTGCAAGTCAGCACGAACACGAACCGTCTTATCTCCCATTATATCTTTTTTTGCACTGATTGGTGTATCATTTCGTTTTTCTTTTTGTGCGCCTAAATTTCCCACAATCACTCACTTCTTTCTATTTCTTCTTATTCTTATTTTATCATCAACAATCACAAATCACTTGTGATTTGTGATAAGTGATTTGTGATAAGTGATTTGTGATTAATATATAAAAGCCCTCTTTAAAGGGCTTTTATGTTTATTTTGAGAAAGATATAAAATCAATATATCCCTTTTCCCCAATTTTTACAACGGCATTGTAGGGCTTTTTCTCTTTGTTTTTGATTCCTTTTACCAGGGTTTCTTTTCCCTCCAGTAATTCTTTTACATTCGTTTTGGTTAGTTTTTTCTTTCTAAAATGTTCAGCTAAAGTAAACTTACATTCAGGATAATTTGAACAACCATAAAACGATTTTTTTAATACAATATTGTTGCCACACTTAGGACATTTTCCTACAAGGGGTCCCGAGCGCTTAGTGGGAATTTGTACCCCTTATCGATACAAATTCCCCGTAGGCGCTAGGGACCTCTTTAGCTTCTTGGAAGCTGTCAGTAGTATATCTAATAATTTATCTCCATTCCCTTTAGTAACGTGTACTTTCCTGTAAACGCATTTTATCGACAAATTAGCCGGGATATAAACGAATATTTACATTTCAAGACTTGAAAAACGCCGTCTGAAGAAGTATAATATTAAATACCTATAAGCAATAGGCGGTTTACAGGAAAGTACACCTTTCTGTAAAACCGCCTATTTACAATAATTTGGCTTTTTCGTAGATTTCTGCCCGGTAGCGAAAGGTCGCAAGGGGCATACCACACTCTTTTGCGGCTGCTGTGCCGGTAATTTTCCCGGCACGCCACCTCTGATAAACAGCATGAAAGTTATCCGGCAAGGGGCGTGGTGGTCGCCCAAAGCGCACACCCCGCGCCTTTGCTGCCGCGATACCCTCTGTTTGCCGCTGTCTGATATTGGTGCGCTCGTTTTCTGCCACAAAGGACAGCACTTGAAGCACAATATCCGAGAGAAATGTTCCCATAAGGTCTTTTCCCCGGCGCGTATCAAGCAGGGGCATATCCAAAACCACAATGTCAACGCCCTTGTCCTTTGTGATGATACGCCATTGCTGTAAGATTTCTTCATAGTTGCGTCCCAGACGATCTATGCTCTTGATATAGAGCAGGTCGTCTTTTTTCATTTTTCTAAGCAGCTTTTTGTACTGTGGACGCTCAAAATCTTTGCCGGATTGCTTATCCATAAAGATATTCTTATCTGAAACGCCTACCTCGCGTAAGGCGATAAGCTGCCTGTCCTCGTTTTGTTCTCTTGTGCTGACACGCACATAGCCGTAAATGCTTCCAGTCAATTTTTATCCTCCTGTTCGTTTTACATAGACATCAACCGTCCTTACCTAATAATTTTACTGTATCTTTGTGTCATGGCTTGCTTTTCCCGGCTGAAATACCATGCTTCTTTGCATAGTCGCTTGCCGCCTGTCTGCGTTCCTCGCTGTATGGTGCGGTCAGACGGAAAGAGAAGCGTCCCTTTGCAATCTCAAACTCCATACAGCCCGTTTCCGGGTCGCTGTCGGTCAGCTTACAGACAGAGGGGAAGCGGCGGCTGTACGCGGTCAGCCTGTTCTTCAAGTCGGTGTTGTGGGTGCGGATATGGATAAGGGGGTCTTTCTCGTCAAACCAAATATCGGTGGTCTTTTCCTGCTTTTTCAGTCCTGTTTTCATAAACTCTCCTTTCTGCGCCCCTGTTACGCAGTAGGGGCATTTTTCGGGTGTTTTCTTCGGCTCTTGACTTGGGAAAAACGGCGTTTTTTCAATAGAAAATGCTCTGGCGATACATTCCTCGTCCAGAGTGTTCCAATCGTCAAATATTCCGTTTTTACGGCTCTTGACCGTCAGACGCAGAAAAATGCGAATAGTCGGCAAGTATCGCTTTCAGCAGCTTGTCGCGGAATGTTTCTGCGCTTCTGTGATTGAAAAACAACTCCGCAACGATGGTCTGTCCGTTCCGCTGTGTTGTGATGATACCATCCGGCTGCTTCTGCGCGGTGGTTGTGGTTTTCTTTTCTGTCATTGGGTCACTCCTTCCTTTGGGTGCAAAAAAAGGATTTCCCATAGTTGGAAAATCCCTTTCTGCTGTCGGTTATTCTGTTTTACGATACGGGCAGCGCAGCGGCTTGCGCCTTTCGCTTTGCCCGATATTCCCGCGCCTTGATGCGTTCATACTCCCGGCGTTTTTCAAGGTTTTTCGCCCGGTATTCCTTTGAGTAGTTCCGATGATAAGCGCGGCTCTTTTCCTTTTGGGCTTCTTCGATTTTCTCCCGCATTTGCCGGATTTCTTCCTCTGTCGGCTCTGCAAGCTGTGTCAGTTCGTTTTCAAACTTGCCGATATAGCTGAAATATATCCCGATATGCTGAACAGCTTGTTTTGCCCTTTTCTTATCGCGCTCATGCACTTCAATTCTGCTGATAAATTCATTGAGAATGGCGGGGGTAAGGTCGGTAAAGGCGGCGTAGCGTTCTATCAGCTTCAAAAACTTATGCGCCCATCCTCCTGCGTCCTCAAACGCGGATAACTGTTCTTTGAGTTCTGCAAGTTCCGCTTTCAGCGTATAGTATTCCTCCGAATATTTCTGTGACATTTGCTCGTATCGGTCTTGTGGGATAGCACCGAGGGCGTTATCCTCGTAGAGTTTATTCAGCACCTTGTCAATCTGTTCAAGGCGTGTTGTAATTTGCGGAATACGCTTCTGCTGTTTTTTGCTCTTGTCCGTCTGCTGCATATCAAGGTTTTTTCGGACTAATGCTTCAAATTCCTCCCGGTTGCTTATGGAGTATTCTGCAACTTTTTTCAGAACATCCGCGATAGTCTGCATGACTAAATCAGCGTCTATGATGTGCGGGGAATTGCATTTGGGATTTTTGGCTTTGCCCTTGTGGTACTCGCTGCAAAAGGCAACATGACGCTTGCCGCCGTTCCTGTAATCTATGCGAATGTGCATTTTTGCGCCGCAGTCTTTACAGAACATCAAGCCCGACAAAGGGTGGATTTCTCCGTCCCCGTTAGGGCGTCTGACAGGCGCGTTTTCCAAAATCCGCTGTACGGTTTCAAAGTCGGCGCGGTCGATAATCGGCTCATGCACATTCTCGGTTATCTGCCATTCGCTTTTATCTACATAGTGGTTGCGCTTGTCCCGAAAATGCTTTGTGGTCTTGAAATTGACAACATCACCACAATACTCCTGCCTTGTGAGTATCTTGGTTAAGGTTGCTTTGTTCCATTTATAGCGATTTTCCTCGTTCAGCGGTCTGCTTTTCGCTGTCCCTCTGTCGTGCTGTTTGAGGTAGAACGTAGGCGTGAGGATTTGCTCGTTTTTGAGATATACGGCAATTTGGTTTCTGTTCTTCCCGCCGATAAACAGACGGAAAATCAAGCGTACCACTTCGGCGGCTTCCTCGTCGATTATCCAAAAATCCTTGTTGTTCGGGTCTTTCATATATCCGTATGGGGCTTCGGTGGCGATGGGTTTGCCGCTTGCACCCTTGGTCCTGATACCCGTTTTTACTTTCTTGCTGATGTCCTTTGCGTACCACTCCGACATGATATTGATAAAGGGCGCAAACTCCAATGTATCGGGATTGTCGCTGTCTATGCCGTTATTGACCGCGATAAAGCGGACATTGTTCCGTCTGAATACCTCCATTGCATTGCCGACTTGGAGATAATCACGCCCCCAGCGCGTCAGGTCTTTCATAATGCAGACG
Proteins encoded:
- a CDS encoding DUF3847 domain-containing protein; amino-acid sequence: MSKKKPPTTIEECNAEMELTQKKIRQYENRNKMLDRKLAIEKRKERNHRLCSRGGYLESLVPALIDMSEQEARDFLYTAVFSDKAQEFLRKRAGEATPKNYPCTQGRTYTP
- a CDS encoding topoisomerase C-terminal repeat-containing protein, producing MPTKRSGPLVGKCPKCGNNIVLKKSFYGCSNYPECKFTLAEHFRKKKLTKTNVKELLEGKETLVKGIKNKEKKPYNAVVKIGEKGYIDFISFSK
- a CDS encoding AAA family ATPase produces the protein MTYTKEQIDRANQTDLVSFLQAQGEQLERAGQEYRWKRHDSLTVRENRWYRHSQSKGGGPIDFVMEFYGKSFLEAVEMLIGERGEAPPPVYLQFRLPPKSPDNQTARNYLTAARRIDEDVSGFFFSCGDLYEEAAHHNAVFVGRDESGIPRYAHQRGTVGSFRLDVKGSDKTFNFCYRGEGERLFVFEAPIDLLSFLCLFKKEWQKQSYLSLGGVSEKALLRFLSDRPNIKTVYLCLDSDKAGTDACSRLNSIIPQGYTVNRLVPLFKDWNEVLQRKEEITDGKYLREAVYGLREPQQEETVEIIRMSEVDTQTVEWLWEPYIPFGKVTIVQGNPGEGKTTLALRLCAACTNRKPFPAMAEHEPFNVIYQTAEDGLGDTVKPRLMEADADLDRVLVIDEGKQELSLSDERIERAIRQTGARLIILDPIQAYVGEKTDMNKANEIRPIFRRLAEVAERTGCAVVLIGHLNKAAGGQSAYRGLGSIDFRAAARSVLLIGRVKREPNVRVIIHDKSSLAPEGKPMAFSLGAESGFSWIGEYDITADELLSGTGGNTETKTEQAERLILDLLADGKEMASEDIVKAAAEAGISERTVQNAKRSMGGILGARRVGSQWYNFIKKKQPPETAK
- a CDS encoding 23S rRNA methyltransferase attenuation leader peptide yields the protein MLVFQMRNVDKTSTVLKQTKNSDYADK
- a CDS encoding peptide-binding protein encodes the protein MIVGNLGAQKEKRNDTPISAKKDIMGDKTVRVRADLHHIIKIETAKNGGNVKEVMEIRLRSKLKSVLIVHYLKILYNRN
- a CDS encoding transposon-encoded TnpW family protein, with amino-acid sequence MTEKKTTTTAQKQPDGIITTQRNGQTIVAELFFNHRSAETFRDKLLKAILADYSHFSASDGQEP
- a CDS encoding recombinase family protein, with protein sequence MNEYNKITALYSRLSVGDEDRDGGESNSIVNQKAFLERYAQQQRLTNIRHYIDDDESGRFFDRSAYSRMMEDVENGKIGVCIMKDLTRWGRDYLQVGNAMEVFRRNNVRFIAVNNGIDSDNPDTLEFAPFINIMSEWYAKDISKKVKTGIRTKGASGKPIATEAPYGYMKDPNNKDFWIIDEEAAEVVRLIFRLFIGGKNRNQIAVYLKNEQILTPTFYLKQHDRGTAKSRPLNEENRYKWNKATLTKILTRQEYCGDVVNFKTTKHFRDKRNHYVDKSEWQITENVHEPIIDRADFETVQRILENAPVRRPNGDGEIHPLSGLMFCKDCGAKMHIRIDYRNGGKRHVAFCSEYHKGKAKNPKCNSPHIIDADLVMQTIADVLKKVAEYSISNREEFEALVRKNLDMQQTDKSKKQQKRIPQITTRLEQIDKVLNKLYEDNALGAIPQDRYEQMSQKYSEEYYTLKAELAELKEQLSAFEDAGGWAHKFLKLIERYAAFTDLTPAILNEFISRIEVHERDKKRAKQAVQHIGIYFSYIGKFENELTQLAEPTEEEIRQMREKIEEAQKEKSRAYHRNYSKEYRAKNLEKRREYERIKAREYRAKRKAQAAALPVS
- the mobQ gene encoding MobQ family relaxase; translated protein: MTVSGGDTIAIYHCSIKIVSRGKGKSAVAAAAYRAGEKLTNEWDGLTHDYTRKGGVVHSEIMLPPHAPPSFSDRSILWNSVEQIEKSNNSQLAREIEIALPVELSREEQTRLVREYCSSQFVSKGMCADFNIHDTGNGNPHAHILLTMRPLDEKGTWAAKSKKEYVLDENGERVKLPSGRYKTRKVDLMDWNRQENADLWRKAWADLANDYLERSGSAERIDHRSHAERGIEELPTVHMGVAASQMEKKGIATDKGEINRMIQKTNRLMREIRGYIDSLKEWLAEVFAAKKQLQAAPHSPDIATLLTRYLSIEREKSRKYSQGWQQQHTAGELQKISKAIVYLQSKGIATLEDLDAALSSVDEEAKRLNTSVVAKQKRMRTLEKFIEHGSNYNRLKPIHDELKTLKNGWGKKREKFEQAHESDLIIWNAANRFLHANLPEGTKSFKVSEWQKEFDELKAQSTGEYEELKTKRSEVKELQQIRKCIDIVEQAEQRTQEQTHQTPRRKKEDISL
- the erm(B) gene encoding 23S rRNA (adenine(2058)-N(6))-methyltransferase Erm(B); translation: MNKNIKYSQNFLTSEKVLNQIIKQLNLKETDTVYEIGTGKGHLTTKLAKISKQVTSIELDSHLFNLSSEKLKLNTRVTLIHQDILQFQFPNKQRYKIVGNIPYHLSTQIIKKVVFESRASDIYLIVEEGFYKRTLDIHRTLGLLLHTQVSIQQLLKLPAECFHPKPKVNSVLIKLTRHTTDVPDKYWKLYTYFVSKWVNREYRQLFTKNQFHQAMKHAKVNNLSTITYEQVLSIFNSYLLFNGRK
- a CDS encoding recombinase family protein gives rise to the protein MTGSIYGYVRVSTREQNEDRQLIALREVGVSDKNIFMDKQSGKDFERPQYKKLLRKMKKDDLLYIKSIDRLGRNYEEILQQWRIITKDKGVDIVVLDMPLLDTRRGKDLMGTFLSDIVLQVLSFVAENERTNIRQRQTEGIAAAKARGVRFGRPPRPLPDNFHAVYQRWRAGKITGTAAAKECGMPLATFRYRAEIYEKAKLL